Below is a window of Fibrobacter sp. UWB11 DNA.
CCGTCAAGGTTCGCGAGCAAGCGTTCGAAGTGCGCGGCAACAAGATTGGCGATGAAGCCGTCAAGGCTATTATCAACTTTGTCCGTCACGACATCCGTTACCGCGATGTGCGTTTCGGCGGTCACAGCCTTATTCCGCAAACTGCAGAAGTAACCCTCAAGGAACACCGCGGCGACTGCAAGGACATGGCACTCTTGCTCAAGGACATGCTCGAAGCCATCGGCGTCAAGAGCTACCTGACGGCAATCCACCTCACCGAAGAAGGATTCTCGCACTTGCCGACCATCCAGCAGTTCAACCACATGATTCTCTACATCCCGAAGCAGGGTAAGATTAGCGAACGCTGGGTCGATGCTACCGACAAGACCGGAAACGATCGCCCTGTACCGCTTGACATGGAAGGCAAAGTCGCCCTCGTCATCGATGGAGACCAGAGCCACGTTGTAACCACCCCGATTCTCGAAGACAATCAGGAACATCAAATTGCAATCCAGCACGACCTCTTTATCGGCGAAGACGGCAAATGCGAATTCCGCGATTCCGTGCAGCTCCAAGGCAAATTCGCAAGCGCCATCCGTAACAAGTTCTTTGGTCGCGATGTGAAGGACCAGGAAAAGCTCTTGGAACAGTTCCTCGCCGCAGGCGTACCTGATGTAAGCATCGGCAACATCCGCATCGAAAACCTTGAACAGTTCAACAAGCCGCTGATTATCGTGAACACATACTTATCCAAGGGTTACTTCGGTCAAGGCGGTTCCGAACTCAAGGGACGCTTCCCGAACGTGTGGGAAAGAAGCCTCTTTAAGCTCCCGAAAGTTGCAAAGCGCCATCACCCCATCCGTATGCCGCACGAAACTATTTTCAGCTTTAAGTTGAACATCAAGACAGCAAGCGGCCACTCGGTGACCATCACCGAAGCAAAACCGCTCAACCATACTCCAGACTACGTAAGTTTTGAAAAACAGCCGAAGTCCAAGGCTTCTAGCGGAATCAAGTGGACTACGTTCGCGCTCTACGCCGATCCGACCGAATACGAAAAGATTCGCGAAGAATGGAATTACCTCTTGAGCGAAACGAGCCCGATGATTACAGTGAAGTAGGAGTCACAATGCGCGCATTAATACTCTCTGACATTCATGGTTCAGCCTTGGCTGCAAGGCAAGCATTAACGTTCTTTGATAAGTTCAACTGCGACAAGATTATCTTGCTTGGCGACACGCTTTATCACGGGCCTAGAAACCCGCTCCCGGCAGGCCACGGCCCCATGCAAGTCGTCGAAGCACTCGCGCCTTATAAAGACCGCATAATTGCCGTCCGCGGGAACTGCGATGCCGATGTAGATTTGATGATGCTCGATTTTTCTATCGAAAACGAATACAAAGTCATCGAGGACAATGGTTTCCATTTATTCCTGAGCCACGGGCACATCTTTATGCCGGAATGTTTCCCGAAAGATGCGCTGAACGCCATCGAATCTACGGGTGCGGCGCAATCCTCAGCGCAGTCGACAATGCAGTCTAAAGCCGAGGCAAATAAAAAGCCGCAAATCGATGCCTACCTGTTCGGCCATACGCACGTCTGGAAACTCGAAAAGAACTTCCGCGATGTTCTCATGGTCAATCCCGGTTCTACAAGCCTCCCCAAAGGCGGGAATCCACCGACCTTCGGATTCTATGAATGTACGCCAGCAACAGCAAACGAGCCTGCACATGCGAAATTCAGCATACACACGCTGCAGGACGGCTCGGAAATTAAGTCCGTGACTTTATAGAAATACGAAACGGAGATGCCCGATCAAGTCGGGCATGACAACAAAAAGGAAATGTTTTTTACTGTCATGCCGGCCATAGTGCCGGCATCGCCTTTTATACCGTGTAAGATGATCCCGGAATAAAAGCAACCAAGGCGAACGCTGCGAAAATGCACGCATTTTCATAGCTGAGCCGAAGGGCTTTATACTTGTACAAATCCGGGGTGACAATGCGGGCATAACTATGCAGGGGGTATGGCGCACCACCTGCTATTTTTTTCTTACATTTGAGCCATGGTTTTAAACGTAATTTGGCTCGTCTTTTTCTTTGGTGCATTTATCGCATGCATCGTCCAATGGCTCGCATTCGGTGACTCCGGCATTTTCAATAAAGCTATTCTCGGGGCATTCGACATGTCTAAAACGGCTTTCGAAATCGCCCTCGGCCTCACGGGCATTTTGAGCCTTTGGCTCGGCATCCTCAAAATCGGAGAAAAAGCAGGCGCAGTCCAGATTCTCGCCAAGATTGTCCAACCGCTCTTTTCGAGACTTTTTCCGCAAATTCCAAAAGGACATCCGGTTGTAGGCACCATGCTCATGAACATCAGCGCGAACATGCTCGGCCTCGATAACGCAGCAACTCCGATGGGTCTCCAAGCCATGAAGCAGTTGCAAGAGCTCAACCCGAACGAAGACAAGACCGTCGCAAGCGATTCGCAAATCATGTTCCTTGTTTTAAACGCAAGTGGACTTACGCTAATTCCTGTTAGCATAATGACTTACCGTGCCCAGCTCGGCGCCGCAAACCCAAGCGATGTCTTTTTGCCGCTTTTGCTTTCCACATTCTTCAGCACCATCGCAGGTATTTTCGCACTCAGCTTTTTCCAGAAAATCAAGCTCAAGGATCCCGTAACCGTCGCATGGCTCGGCGGCATCAGTGCATGCGTCATCGCCATCATGTTCTACTTTAGTCATCTCACCGCAGAAGCTATCGGCACAACGAGTCTCTTTATTAGCGGAATTGTTCTATTCGGCATTATCGTTGCATTCCTCGGCCTCGCCTGCTATAAGAAAGTCCAGGCATACGAGGCTTTCGTGGAAGGCGCAAAAGAAGGTTTCAATACAGCCGTAATGATTATTCCGAACCTTGTTGCAATTCTCGTCGGTGTTGCAGTATTCCGCGCAAGCGGAGCCATGGATCTTGTAATGAATGGTATTTCAGCATTACTCGGCCTTATCGGAGTCGGAAACGACGTTGTACCCGCCCTCCCCACCGCCCTCATGAAGCCCCTCAGCGGTAGCGGTGCCCGCGGCATGATGATCGATGCCATGAAGAACCTCGGCCCGGACAGCTTTGCAGGCCGTCTCAGTTGCATGTTCCAGGGAGCTGCCGACACGACATTCTACATCATAGCAGTCTATTTTGGTTCCGTGGGCGTGAAAAAGACCCGCCACGCCGTCACATGTGCCCTCATTGCAGATGCTGTCGGAGTCATTGCGGCAATCATTATTGCCTACATATTCTTCCCACCAATCCACTAGTATTTGTAATCAAAATCAAGCGTTCTAAAATGGAATACATCCAAAACATATAAAAAAAATATTTTTTCCCTTTTATGAAATTTTTATTTACATTTAGAGCACTAATTCGGTGTATAATGTGTGGACATTAAGGGGCGGAAATGGACTACGTCATTTTCAGTAGCGTATATAAAGATTTTAGGGATGCTATTCTTGATAATGTGCCTGATATTTCAGCATTGATTAAGCGCGTTTCCAGCGCGATTCCTCCAGTTTGCAATATTCTAAACATTGGTTTCATCAAAATTAAACTTATAGCCCCAAGCTCCATTATATCCAAAGAAGGATTAAACGAAGAAAGAATTGTTTACGAAGATACCACCGGTTACGAGCAGTTCCCCTTAATCCAGACTTATCGAACGGGTGAAAATGGAATGGCCACCATCGAAGTCCGCGCCAAGAAAAACCACAAATTTACAACACCAGAACTCCAAGCTGCAAAACTCGTCTGCGACGACCTTTTCATCATGTTTGGCAGAGCTCGCCTTATGGGAGCAATCCACTATGCAAGCCAAACAGACACCATGACAGGCGCCCCCAACACGGCAAAACTTGTACACCACAGCATTGAGCTTAAATCCAAAAACAAGCTGCAGAATTTCAGCGGCATTTTTATCAATCTCAAGAACTACAAGTACATCAACCAGTCCAAATCCCCCGCTATTGGAGATAAGGGTATTACCATCTTTACGCATACAGTCATGGCAATGTGCCACGATGACGAAATGATTGCAAGACTGGGCGGCGACAACTTTTTTGTTCTTGTCAAAAAAGAGAACAGAGACGAATTCATCAAGAAATTGACCTCGGTGAACATAAACGTTCCGATACCGCAATCACAACCTATCCCGCTTACGCTACAAAGCCGCATGGGCATTTACGATATCCAGCCCAATGATTCGATGAACGAAATCATGCATTGCAGTTCCGTTGCGCTAAACGAGTCCAGAGTCCATCCCGGAAACGACATCGTCTTTTTCACAAGAAACATGCTCGACAAAGCCTACCACGAAAAGGAAATTTCTTCGCTTTTCCGCGAGGCTCTGCGCCGCAAGGAATTTATCGTCTATTACCAGCCCAAAGTGTCCGTCAAGGATCAAAAGCTTTGCGGTTGCGAAGCGCTTGTGCGCTGGAATCGCAATGGCAAAATAATCGCTCCCGTTGAATTTTTGCCGATTCTCGAAAAAGAAGCATCCATCTGCCAGCTCGACTTTTACGTATTCCGCAAAGTATGCGAAGACATCCGCTCCTGGATTGATGCAGGCATGGAACCCGTCCGCGTTTCTTCGAATTTCTCAAGGCACCATCTGCGCAACCCGCACCTTATGGAAAATATCTTGAACATCATGAAGGAATTCAAGATCGATAGCAAGTACATCGAAATTGAACTGACGGAAGCCTCCGATTTTGAAGATAAGGTTTCCATGCAGAAATTCGTAAATGGACTACGCGAGAACAACATTAACGTTTCTATCGATGACTTCGGTACAGGGTACTCCACATTCTCCGCCATCAAGGACTTGAACGTCAACGTCATCAAGCTCGACAAGTCGCTCCTCGACCACATTGGAGACGAAACACACCACGATGAAGTTGTCATCAAGAACATGGTGAACATGATCAACGAACTGAACCTCGAAGTCGTAGCCGAAGGTGTCGAAAACAGCAAGCAGCTAGATTTTCTACAAGACGCAAAATGCTCTACGATTCAGGGATTCCTTTTCGACAAGCCTCTCTCTAAGGAAGAATTCGAAAAGAGACTTTTGAACAAAATCACTTACACGCACATTTCCTAGAAGAACATCCAGACGGCCATCCACAAAACGATAAGCCCGAATTCTATTTCTCTAGAAATTCTTGCCATAAAGCAACAACCGAGAGCAATTTCGGCAATGGCGGCAAGGCGTATCCACGGGGCTTCGGCCCCCGCTTGACAAAGCGAGACATTCCCTACAAGTTCCACCCAAAGCCAGAATGTTTGAGCAAGCACCATAAAGCGCCTGCGGTTTTCGCGAAGTCCGGTCGTAAACACACACAACGCAAGTGCTAGCATACGGAACGGATAATTTTCAAGTACAGGGTTAAACAGATTCCCAACAAAGACCGTATAAAGGCAACTTGTCAGGACAATCAAGAACATCACGAGCGTAATGCGGAACATTCCCTTCATTTTCCAAAGGAACGCCGCAAAAATCAGGCACAAGAGGCATGCCACTGCATTTGCAAACATGCTCATTTTCGATTTCCCCTACGCCTTTTTACGCCAAGATGCACAAAGGGTTGCAAACAGACTAACAAGCAGCTCACGTACGCCCCAAACGGGCCAGCAAGAGTAATCCAGTCCGAAGAAAAATAGCCATACGTTACTGCAGCAAGGACTCCACACAGCACAGGCAAACGAACCACCTTGAATTCCGGAGCCGAAAATGGAGAGTAATACTTTTTCTCTTCCACATCGGGCACTTCGCCATCCGAGTTGCCGCTTTCTTCGCCCATCAGGATTTCATCGTTTTCAAAGAACCGCGAAAGCAAAAAACGCACGCCAAAGAACAAAGCGACAAACAGCGTACCCCCTGCAAACATAAGACTTGCATTGGCAAAATTCGCGTTGGCGAAAAAATGATAATCGTTGTGGTTCACCACGAAATCGCACTTTAGCAAAATACCGAACAAAATACTCAAGACAACTAGCAGGCGTCCCCAGAGGTTTTCGCGAACAACCTCAAAGAACAGCAACTGCGGGATAGCGCAGGCAAATATAAACGAAGCAAAACTGCCCCCGCCCTTCAATAAAATCAACCAAAGGAACAACAGCGACATAAACCAGCTACAGAGCATCAGAAATCGCCCAATCATACGGTTGTAGTAATTCTCGAACGAAAGCAGTATAATCGAATTGGCAAGCCCCATATAGAATACACACGCAACAACGTTCACTGGGAAAAACGAGCCCTGCCATACGGAATTTTCAAACTGCGCAAAGCCAAGCGCAAAAGACGAAACCACCCAAAACACCGTCGGAAGGATAATCCATGCAAGCGGCCGCCTAATCTTTGCGAGTTCCTTGCAGAGCGCCAAATCTTCAGCCGAATCCGCCGCCACAAGATGCGTCACAAAAAACAAAAGCGAGATAAAGCCTACAATACCAATGCTATACACTCCGCTATCGATCATGATTGAGTTCGAATAAAGCATCGCAAGCGCAATAGCGACAACAAGGCTGCACAGGGAGCTCAGTTCCAACAAAAGCGACGTACGCCGGTGGATTTTCACCTTCATGATGAGCAAGAATGCCGAAAGGAGAACACCCGCCTGGGACATTCCCATCCAAAAGATGAAGAGTGTCTTGGGGAATTTCCAGTTACCGCCATTATGCAAAAGCAAATCAACCGAACCATCCCAGAACGTGCCGCCTACAGAAAGCAGGAGCAGCAAGCATAGCGCGATAAAAACAATTGTAACGACTTTGTTGTTCATTGTTAGTTACACCAAGAACGAACCTCCCCCTCTACAATATATTTTTTTATTTTTGATGTCGTTTTTCGCATTTTCAAAAAAGCGACTTTTCATGAGCACTATAGAGATTATCATTATCGCGATTGTCGAAGCGATGGACTGTTTTGCGGTCGCCATTTCGACCGGGCTTTGCAAATCGGGAATCAAGCGCTCGCGCGCAGGGCTCCAGGCTGTTTCTTTTGGCGTTTTTCAGGGCGGCATGACCATGCTCGGATACTTTCTCGGGAGCTTCGCGGAACGCTGGTTCAACACCGTCGGAACACCGATTGCCTGCGGAATCCTTTGCATTTTGGGCGGTCGCATGATTTTTGGAGCCATCAGGGGTGGCGATGAGGCGGTCTCGTGCAAGCACTTAAGCCTCACGAACATTTTGCTTTTGTCCATCGCCACAAGCATCGATGCCTTTGCCGTTGGAATTTCGTTTGCTTTTATGAGCGTCAACTTGAGTTTTGCCGTAAGCGCCATCGCATTTGCAAGTTTTGCAGCAGGGATTATCGGTTTTGAAATCGGACGACATACCGCCAAGCGCTTTAAGACGAAGATTCCCGAACTTATCGCAGGGATTATCCTCATTGCCATCGGCGTGAAGATGTTTATTTAGCAGCCACTCTTTCTATATTGCGTTACATGAGTGAGCAGAAAGATATTGACCGTACCCGCTATTTTGAATTAAAGAAACAACTGGAAGAAGCTAGCCGTCTTTATTACAAGGACGGGGTCTCCCCCATGAGCGACCAGGATTTTGACTTTGAGCTCAAGGAAATGGAAGCACTCGAGGCGAAGTATCCGGAATTGCGCGGCAAGGAATCACTCACGCAACGGGTCGGTAGCGACCTCACCAATGATTTTGCAAAAGTCGCACACGCCGTGCCGATGCTCAGCATTGCAAACGTGTACAGCGAAGAAGAAATGCGCGAATTTGTGAAGGCTGCGGAAGAAGGAATTGCCGATATCGAGAGTTCACTGGATCCTTCGACTCCGTTACACTCCGCTCAGGATGACAAATGCGCCGGGAATGACAAACACAACAGCGCGCAGGGTGAAAAGCGCGCGACGTGGATATGCGAGAGGAAGATCGATGGGGTTAGCCTTTCGGTGGTTTACGAGAATGGTCGTTTGAAGCAGGCGGCGACTCGTGGCGATGGTGCTCAGGGCGATGATGTGACGTTGAACGCCCTCACGATTGCAGATATTCCTGAATATTTTGACGCGAAGAAATTGAAGATTGACCCGTCGGAGATTCCGCTGGGAACGTTCGAAGTCCGCGGTGAAGTCTACATGGAACGCGAAGCATTTGAACGTTTGAACGAGCAGTTCATCTTGGAAAACAAGAAGACATTCCAGAACTGCCGCAATACGGTTTCGGGCTCGCTCAAGCTCAAGAGCGTTGCCGAATGCAAGACGCGCCCGATGCGCTTTTTTGCATACCACATTCCGCAAAGCAACAACAAAACTCACGAAGAGAACTTGAAGCAGCTCAAGCGTCTCGGTTTCCATACGAACGATTATTGGACCGCCGACACGGTCGATGAAATCATGGCGATTTCTGAGAAGATTGGAGCGAGCCGCGACAGTCTCCCGTTCGACATTGACGGCATGGTCGTGAAGCTGAACGATTTGCAACAGCAGCGAGAACTCGGCAGCACAAGCAAGAGCCCGCGCTGGGCCATCGCTTACAAGTTCAAGGCAGAACGTGCCTACACACCGCTTTTGTCTGTAGAATTTCAGGTCGGTCGCACCGGTGCCGTGACGCCTGTCGCAAATCTCTCACCCGTGCGCCTCGCAGGTACAACCGTGAAGCGCGCCACCCTCCACAACTTCGACGAAGTGGCAAGGCTTGACTTGCACTACGGCGACACAGTCGGCGTAGAGAAGGGTGGCGAGATCATCCCGAAAATCACCGATGTCAAGCGCGAGTTGCGCCCCGCAGGAGCCTCCCCCGTCGTTGCCCCCGAAAAATGCCCTGTGTGCGGTGAGCAACTCACGCACATCGACGGCGAAGTGATTCTCCGTTGCGAAAACATGCACTGCCAAGCGCAAGTGCAATGTTTGTTCGAGCATTTCGTAAGCCGTGAAGCGATGAACATCGAAAATCTCGGCCCCGCACTTATAGCAAGCCTCCTTGCCACCGGCAAAATCAAGCGAATTCCGGACCTTTACCGCCTTACGCTCGAAGACCTGGAATCGCAGGAACGCATGGCAAAGAAAAGCGCGAAAAACGTCTTTGATGCCATCGCCGCATCGAAACAGCGCAGCCTCGAAAATCTGTTGCATGGTCTTGGCATCCGCTTTGTCGGCCGCACCAGTGCCCGTAACATCGCAAAGCATTTCCGCACGCTTGAAAAAATCCGCACAGCGACTGTCGAAGAACTGCAAAACGTAACTGACGTCGGCGAGCGCATCGGAAAATCTGTCTACGAATTCTTCCACACGCCGCTTTACACGAACGAAATTGACGAACTCGTAGCGCTCGGACTCCCGACGGAATTCAAGGGCGTTGTCAAGACTTTATTCCAAGGGCAAACGGCGGTCATCACGGGAACGCTCCCGAACATGGACCGCGATGAAGCGCGCAAGCTCATCGAAGAGAATGGCGGCAAGGTCTCCGGTTCCGTCAGTAAAAAGACGAGCTGGGTTTTGGCAGGCGAAGCGGCTGGTTCCAAGCTCACCAAGGCAAACGAGCTCGGAATTCCCGTGCACGACGAAGCATGGCTTATGGCGCAAATTGCTAACGCCGACGAAAGTACTAACGAGGATGCCGGCAATTCAGCCGATAACAGCATCCCCGCTGATGCCGCGAGCAATACAGCAAAGTCCGCTGAAGATCAAATGACGCTGGATCTCTAGTCTTTAAGGCAGCGGACGTTGCAATTCGAAGTCGTTTTCTGAGCGTACTTGGTCAAATCAAATTCATCATGGCGAAGCATATAAATGTATGCAGAGCCTTCTTCATTCATGTCTGCGCTACAGAAATATGCCGAAGTCAATCGACCTGTAAAGAATCCATTTGCAGTTCGGTGTCCCGCATAGATTCCCGTAAAGCCAACAAGATCATCACCGACATGGACTATGTTATCAAATTCCTTGGGATCACTACTTAAAAGAACTTTTCTCGCCGAATAAGAATTGCCGTGGAACCATAAATTGACAAAAACATTGAGTTCATCCCATTCTTTATTAGACGGGACATGGAATCCTTCCGGGCATACATTTTCCACCTTGGCGCTAGCCCCAAGAATACCATCCCATTGATAAAGTCGCCCATACTTTTCGCAATATTCAAGAGAGTCGCCATAGCACCAGCTCGGTTCCACTTCATAGTTCAAGTTTTCGGCCATCCATACTTGATTACCGATTCCAATCGTCTTGTATTCCGAATTGTCGCGGCTATCCACCAAAACACCCTTTACAAGCGAATCTGTCGAATATTTCCACGTGAATTTGTTGCAATAATAAATGGAATTTTGATACTGGTGGTACCCCACATGATTAGCATTACAGCCATAGCCCAAAGTATATTCCATTTCGTTCGAATAGCCCATTTCTCCATTATTGCAATAGAAATAGAGCGTAGAATCGGTTTTACCACGGCGAACTTCTTCCTTTTCACCACACGGATTTGCGATTTTTTCCAGTTCCAGTACAGAACCCGTTTTATCAACATCTGTCGCCTTGCGGAATTTACCATCGACACACACCACTTCAACAGTTGAGTCATTGGGTAGTTTTTGAACAATACCTATCTCACATTTTAGATTACGAGACCAATATGCAATATAATCTTCCTCCGTACCCGTAGCAGCCCAATACAGATAATTTGGATTATCTTCACTCACCTTGCATACAAGATACGAAGGTTTTCCCATGGTCTCCGAAACGAGAACCA
It encodes the following:
- a CDS encoding nucleoside recognition domain-containing protein gives rise to the protein MVLNVIWLVFFFGAFIACIVQWLAFGDSGIFNKAILGAFDMSKTAFEIALGLTGILSLWLGILKIGEKAGAVQILAKIVQPLFSRLFPQIPKGHPVVGTMLMNISANMLGLDNAATPMGLQAMKQLQELNPNEDKTVASDSQIMFLVLNASGLTLIPVSIMTYRAQLGAANPSDVFLPLLLSTFFSTIAGIFALSFFQKIKLKDPVTVAWLGGISACVIAIMFYFSHLTAEAIGTTSLFISGIVLFGIIVAFLGLACYKKVQAYEAFVEGAKEGFNTAVMIIPNLVAILVGVAVFRASGAMDLVMNGISALLGLIGVGNDVVPALPTALMKPLSGSGARGMMIDAMKNLGPDSFAGRLSCMFQGAADTTFYIIAVYFGSVGVKKTRHAVTCALIADAVGVIAAIIIAYIFFPPIH
- a CDS encoding bifunctional diguanylate cyclase/phosphodiesterase, coding for MDYVIFSSVYKDFRDAILDNVPDISALIKRVSSAIPPVCNILNIGFIKIKLIAPSSIISKEGLNEERIVYEDTTGYEQFPLIQTYRTGENGMATIEVRAKKNHKFTTPELQAAKLVCDDLFIMFGRARLMGAIHYASQTDTMTGAPNTAKLVHHSIELKSKNKLQNFSGIFINLKNYKYINQSKSPAIGDKGITIFTHTVMAMCHDDEMIARLGGDNFFVLVKKENRDEFIKKLTSVNINVPIPQSQPIPLTLQSRMGIYDIQPNDSMNEIMHCSSVALNESRVHPGNDIVFFTRNMLDKAYHEKEISSLFREALRRKEFIVYYQPKVSVKDQKLCGCEALVRWNRNGKIIAPVEFLPILEKEASICQLDFYVFRKVCEDIRSWIDAGMEPVRVSSNFSRHHLRNPHLMENILNIMKEFKIDSKYIEIELTEASDFEDKVSMQKFVNGLRENNINVSIDDFGTGYSTFSAIKDLNVNVIKLDKSLLDHIGDETHHDEVVIKNMVNMINELNLEVVAEGVENSKQLDFLQDAKCSTIQGFLFDKPLSKEEFEKRLLNKITYTHIS
- the ligA gene encoding NAD-dependent DNA ligase LigA: MSEQKDIDRTRYFELKKQLEEASRLYYKDGVSPMSDQDFDFELKEMEALEAKYPELRGKESLTQRVGSDLTNDFAKVAHAVPMLSIANVYSEEEMREFVKAAEEGIADIESSLDPSTPLHSAQDDKCAGNDKHNSAQGEKRATWICERKIDGVSLSVVYENGRLKQAATRGDGAQGDDVTLNALTIADIPEYFDAKKLKIDPSEIPLGTFEVRGEVYMEREAFERLNEQFILENKKTFQNCRNTVSGSLKLKSVAECKTRPMRFFAYHIPQSNNKTHEENLKQLKRLGFHTNDYWTADTVDEIMAISEKIGASRDSLPFDIDGMVVKLNDLQQQRELGSTSKSPRWAIAYKFKAERAYTPLLSVEFQVGRTGAVTPVANLSPVRLAGTTVKRATLHNFDEVARLDLHYGDTVGVEKGGEIIPKITDVKRELRPAGASPVVAPEKCPVCGEQLTHIDGEVILRCENMHCQAQVQCLFEHFVSREAMNIENLGPALIASLLATGKIKRIPDLYRLTLEDLESQERMAKKSAKNVFDAIAASKQRSLENLLHGLGIRFVGRTSARNIAKHFRTLEKIRTATVEELQNVTDVGERIGKSVYEFFHTPLYTNEIDELVALGLPTEFKGVVKTLFQGQTAVITGTLPNMDRDEARKLIEENGGKVSGSVSKKTSWVLAGEAAGSKLTKANELGIPVHDEAWLMAQIANADESTNEDAGNSADNSIPADAASNTAKSAEDQMTLDL
- the yfcE gene encoding phosphodiesterase — its product is MRALILSDIHGSALAARQALTFFDKFNCDKIILLGDTLYHGPRNPLPAGHGPMQVVEALAPYKDRIIAVRGNCDADVDLMMLDFSIENEYKVIEDNGFHLFLSHGHIFMPECFPKDALNAIESTGAAQSSAQSTMQSKAEANKKPQIDAYLFGHTHVWKLEKNFRDVLMVNPGSTSLPKGGNPPTFGFYECTPATANEPAHAKFSIHTLQDGSEIKSVTL
- a CDS encoding manganese efflux pump; the encoded protein is MSTIEIIIIAIVEAMDCFAVAISTGLCKSGIKRSRAGLQAVSFGVFQGGMTMLGYFLGSFAERWFNTVGTPIACGILCILGGRMIFGAIRGGDEAVSCKHLSLTNILLLSIATSIDAFAVGISFAFMSVNLSFAVSAIAFASFAAGIIGFEIGRHTAKRFKTKIPELIAGIILIAIGVKMFI